From a region of the Triticum aestivum cultivar Chinese Spring chromosome 7D, IWGSC CS RefSeq v2.1, whole genome shotgun sequence genome:
- the LOC123164086 gene encoding protein MAIN-LIKE 2: MAPTLEDVSLLLGLPLAGHAVGPLDAPAGWERALTERFHGVFPDAPDPVWEHHGPKYEWLLNFRIQNFRAPLTAEQITRSLEAYLLWLFGKVMFTENHVTTISALYIPMALEIASAQTADQIRQRSWGSAVLAATYRGMCNGCQLTSRKPALLGCPLFLQLWSWERFSIGRPDVRVHEPIDAMFDVDGIDMPTFGLCWTRRKVCTVL, encoded by the exons atggctcctactctggaggatgtgtcacttttgctcggactaccgttggcaggtcatgccgtaggaccgttggacgcaccggctggttgggagcgAGCTCTTACAGAACGTTTTCACGGTGTTTTTCCGGATGCTCccgatccggtatgggagcatcacggacctaagtatgagtggTTGCTAAATTTCCGG ATCCAGAACTTCCGGGCGCCGTTGACTGCggaacagatcactcggagcctcgaggcctacttactgtggcttttcggcaaggtgatgttcacggagaaccatgtcaccactattagcgccctctacatccctatggcactcgagatagcgagcgctcagacggcggatcagatcagacagaggagttggggttcggcggtgttagcggctacataccgaggtatgtgcaacggttgccagcttacatcgagaaagccagcccttcttggatgccctctattcctacagctgtggtcgtgggagaggttctctatagggcgaccagatgtacgtgttcatgagcctatagacgccatgtttgatgttgacggcatcgacatgcctactttcggtcTGTGTTGGACTCGTCGCAAGGTATGCACCGTGTTGTAG
- the LOC100682507 gene encoding bZIP transcription factor 29: protein MDDSGGADPARQHLSPQGGGGGQPPVPRSPTPLDLAAASAYHHRRLSPSPRPPAHPQVRLPSPYGQIPSGAAAHHARSLSQPLFFSLDSLPPPPYADLAGPPAIPPSPPSSSSDPPPFGLPPRRAGHRRSQSDIPFGFSQLSPPLPPPAPVKREAATGQDGGRLEGEDAALYDLVNAYMDLDGMDALNSSEDRHDDRDSHSRASGTRAASAAESSENEAESQSTSAERKDGAKSRHCRSLSMDSFMGKLNYATGDDSPKLPLPSPSGGLSRSGSGSLDGGGAASLFGTEFANGEFTEAEKKKIMANERLAEIALTDPKRVKRILANRQSAARSKERKMRYIQELEHKVQVLQTEATTLSAQLTMMQRDSGGLATQNNELKIRLQAMEQQAQLRDALNEALTGEVQRLKLATGEITDARMSKAGLQQQMNSQLIQMQQLQIQQQQQQQSSQTQQAQQQQQQQQQQQQQQSQQSA from the exons ATGGACGACTCCGGTGGCGCTGATCCGGCGCGCCAGCATCTGTCCccgcagggcggcgggggcgggcagCCGCCAGTGCCGCGCTCCCCGACcccgctcgacctcgccgccgcctccgcctacCACCACAGGCGCCTCTCCCCGTCGCCCCGGCCCCCGGCTCACCCGCAGGTGCGTCTCCCGTCGCCCTACGGCCAGATCCCCTCCGGCGCCGCGGCCCACCACGCGCGCTCGCTGTCGCAGCCCCTCTTCTTCTCTCTCGActcgctcccgccgccgccgtacGCCGATCTGGCCGGCCCCCCCGCCATCCCGCcctccccgccgtcttcaagctccgACCCGCCGCCCTTCGGCCTGCCGCCGCGGAGGGCTGGCCACCGCCGCTCTCAGAGCGACATCCCCTTCGGGTTCTCGCAGCTCAGCCCGCCACTGCCGCCCCCGGCGCCGGTGAAGCGCGAAGCGGCCACGGGACAGGATGGCGGCAGATTGGAGGGTGAGGACGCTGCGTTGTACGACCTTGTCAACGCCTACATGGACCTGGACGGGATGGACGCGCTCAACTCCTCCGAGGACCGCCACGACGACCGTGACAGTCACAGCCGTGCCAGCGGCACCCGCGCTGCCAGCGCGGCCGAGAGCAGCGAGAACGAAGCCGAGAGCCAGTCCACCTCAGCGGAGAGGAAGGACGGAGCCAAGTCTCGGCATTGTCGCAGCTTGTCCATGGACAGCTTCATGGGGAAGCTCAACTATGCCACAGGTGACGATTCACCAAAGCTACCCCTGCCGTCCCCCAGCGGTGGCCTTTCCAGGAGCGGGAGTGGGTCCTTGGATGGTGGTGGTGCTGCGTCACTGTTTGGTACCGAGTTCGCCAACGGGGAGTTCACTGAGGCTGAGAAGAAGAAGATCATGGCAAATGAACGCCTCGCAGAGATAGCTTTGACAGATCCTAAGAGGGTCAAGAG GATTTTGGCAAATCGCCAGTCTGCGGCAAGGTCAAAGGAGCGCAAGATGAGGTACATTCAAGAACTCGAGCATAAGGTACAGGTCTTGCAGACAGAGGCGACTACGCTTTCAGCACAGTTGACAATGATGCAG AGGGACTCTGGAGGACTTGCGACTCAGAACAATGAGTTGAAAATAAGGctgcaagcaatggagcaacagGCACAGCTGAGAGATG CTCTGAATGAAGCACTGACGGGTGAGGTCCAGCGGCTGAAACTTGCAACCGGTGAGATTACGGATGCTCGTATGTCGAAGGCGGGTCTACAGCAGCAGATGAACTCCCAGCTGATTCAAATGCAGCAGCTGCAaatacagcagcagcaacagcagcagtcatCACAGACGCAGCAGGctcagcaacagcaacagcagcagcagcagcagcagcaacagcagtcgCAGCAATCAGCATAG